A genomic window from Sphingobacterium sp. BN32 includes:
- a CDS encoding DNA gyrase/topoisomerase IV subunit A produces the protein MSDEINNTDENNESTQNPDQQSSTVALSGLYENWFLDYASYVILDRAVPHINDGFKPVQRRILHSLKEMDDGRYNKAANVIGNTMKYHPHGDASIGDAMVQIGQKDLLIDCQGNWGDPITGDSAAAPRYIEGRLSKFANEVVFNPDTTDWQLSYDGRNKEPVTLPVKFPLLLAQGAEGIAVGLATKIMPHNFNELIEGSIQVLRGERPSIYPDFPTGGLADVSAYNEGRRGGKIRVRAKIEERDKKTLAITEIPYGTTTGSLIDSIVTANEKGKIKIKKIEDNTAGTVEIMVHLAPGISPDVTIDALYAFTACETSISPNTCVIKNNKPLFMSVNDILIENTKQTKSLIKQELEICLHELQEKIFFSSLLKIFIQEGMYKHSDYENAGDFDTVVTVLNRLFEPFFPQFYRTIEPEDYKRLIDKPMSSITRFDVKKADEQMKSLEDEIKEVRKNLRNLTEYTIEWFEYIRGKYGKDRVRKTELRVFDRVEATQVALANAKLYVNREEGFIGTNMKKDELVGDCSDIDDIIVFRADGKYSVVKIQDKVFVGKDIIHVAVFKKGDERTVYNVIYKDGGTGTSYIKRFAVTGVTRDKDYDIGKATKGSKILYFTANSNGEAEVVNIQLKPHSKLRKLTFDMDFAEIAIKGRASQGNIVSKYPVKKVSFKSAGVSTLAGRKIWYDDVLKRLNADERGRFLGEFDGDDKILLTMSDGSYELSNFDLSNHFDDKMTRMEKFHPQQVYTAIHQDSKGTYYVKRFNFDDLPVGKRMKFIGEDSKLILLTNNDEPLVALDILKGKSQTKEHIDQPLNEIVDVKGMKAQGNRLSFHTVKKIKLMTDEKDLSTSIDPIVEETSNVDSTENLNKSAENPEATEKNDASDISFEITNPDDIQMDDSGQMGLF, from the coding sequence TGGCGATGCCTCTATCGGAGATGCCATGGTGCAAATTGGGCAAAAAGATCTGTTGATTGATTGCCAAGGAAACTGGGGCGATCCGATCACCGGAGACTCTGCTGCCGCCCCTCGTTATATTGAGGGTAGATTATCAAAGTTTGCAAACGAAGTAGTCTTCAATCCAGATACGACTGATTGGCAACTGAGTTATGATGGCCGGAATAAGGAGCCCGTAACTCTACCTGTCAAATTCCCTTTATTGCTTGCCCAAGGAGCGGAAGGTATCGCGGTTGGTCTCGCTACGAAAATTATGCCGCATAACTTCAATGAATTGATTGAAGGCTCTATACAAGTTTTACGTGGCGAACGTCCTTCAATTTATCCAGATTTCCCTACCGGTGGTCTAGCAGATGTTTCTGCGTACAACGAAGGTCGACGTGGTGGTAAAATACGTGTGAGAGCGAAAATTGAAGAGCGTGATAAGAAAACCCTAGCCATCACAGAAATACCGTATGGAACAACTACAGGAAGTCTGATTGATAGTATCGTAACGGCGAACGAAAAGGGTAAGATTAAGATTAAAAAAATTGAAGATAACACAGCCGGAACGGTTGAAATCATGGTTCATCTTGCACCTGGAATCTCTCCAGATGTAACCATAGATGCACTTTACGCATTTACCGCTTGTGAGACGTCCATCTCTCCAAATACCTGTGTAATCAAGAATAATAAGCCGCTCTTTATGAGTGTCAATGATATCTTGATCGAAAATACGAAGCAGACAAAAAGCCTCATAAAACAGGAATTAGAGATCTGTCTGCATGAGCTGCAAGAAAAGATATTCTTTAGCTCGCTCTTGAAGATATTCATTCAAGAAGGGATGTATAAACATTCAGACTATGAGAATGCTGGAGATTTTGACACCGTTGTTACGGTTTTGAACCGCCTATTCGAACCTTTCTTCCCCCAGTTCTACAGAACCATCGAGCCTGAAGATTATAAACGTTTGATCGACAAACCGATGAGCAGTATTACGCGATTCGACGTGAAGAAAGCCGACGAACAGATGAAATCGCTTGAAGATGAAATCAAAGAAGTTCGAAAGAATCTTAGAAACCTAACAGAATATACGATTGAATGGTTTGAGTATATCCGTGGCAAGTACGGGAAAGATCGCGTTCGTAAGACGGAACTGCGAGTATTCGATCGCGTAGAGGCAACACAGGTAGCACTAGCGAATGCGAAACTTTATGTCAACCGGGAAGAGGGTTTCATTGGTACCAACATGAAGAAAGATGAGCTAGTAGGCGATTGTTCTGATATCGACGACATCATCGTGTTCCGAGCAGATGGAAAATACTCTGTTGTTAAAATTCAAGATAAAGTCTTTGTTGGTAAAGACATTATCCATGTCGCGGTATTCAAAAAAGGTGATGAGCGAACAGTTTATAATGTAATATATAAGGATGGCGGCACTGGGACAAGTTATATCAAACGATTTGCAGTGACCGGTGTTACGCGCGATAAAGATTATGATATAGGTAAGGCGACGAAGGGTTCTAAAATTCTATATTTCACAGCGAATTCTAACGGAGAAGCTGAAGTAGTAAACATTCAATTAAAGCCACATTCTAAACTTCGTAAGCTAACGTTTGATATGGATTTCGCGGAAATCGCAATCAAGGGTAGAGCTTCTCAAGGAAATATTGTAAGCAAGTATCCAGTTAAGAAAGTGTCGTTCAAAAGTGCTGGTGTTTCTACGCTTGCAGGTCGCAAAATCTGGTATGATGATGTGTTGAAACGACTAAATGCAGACGAAAGAGGTCGCTTTCTAGGTGAGTTCGATGGTGATGATAAGATTCTATTAACGATGAGCGACGGAAGTTATGAATTGTCTAACTTTGACCTAAGCAATCACTTCGATGACAAGATGACGCGAATGGAGAAGTTTCATCCGCAACAGGTTTATACAGCAATCCACCAAGATAGCAAAGGAACTTATTACGTGAAACGTTTCAATTTTGATGATTTGCCTGTTGGGAAAAGAATGAAGTTTATCGGCGAAGACAGCAAGCTCATTCTACTTACTAACAACGACGAACCTTTAGTAGCTTTAGATATACTTAAAGGCAAGTCACAAACCAAAGAGCATATCGATCAACCATTGAATGAAATCGTTGATGTAAAAGGCATGAAAGCACAAGGAAATAGGCTGTCTTTTCATACGGTCAAAAAGATCAAGTTAATGACTGACGAAAAAGACCTTTCGACTTCTATCGATCCGATAGTAGAAGAGACATCGAATGTAGACTCAACAGAAAATCTTAATAAGTCGGCAGAGAATCCTGAAGCTACAGAAAAGAATGACGCATCGGATATTTCATTCGAAATAACTAATCCGGACGACATACAAATGGATGATTCTGGACAAATGGGATTATTCTAA
- a CDS encoding glycosyltransferase family 32 protein, translated as MIPKKIHYCWFGKGEKSKLINKCIESWKKFLPEYEIKEWNESNFDLEEFSYAKQAYENRKFAFVSDVVRLYALKSEGGIYLDTDVEFIKPLTEDILSQIAFSGFEDNNNVTTGIMGSVKNSQWISDLLEGYYQRSFVSENGEIDTTTNVFFTTELMKQIDGFTLNNTFQIIPNYCTLYPSDYFCPKSWETLEINLTDNTYCIHHFAGSWKPEPVYSFGYKIANALLGRRNAKIAFDKYQNFKKIFR; from the coding sequence ATGATACCTAAAAAAATACACTATTGTTGGTTTGGTAAGGGTGAAAAATCAAAACTAATTAATAAATGTATAGAATCTTGGAAAAAATTCCTTCCCGAGTATGAGATTAAAGAATGGAACGAATCAAATTTTGACTTAGAAGAATTCAGTTATGCGAAACAAGCATATGAAAATAGAAAGTTCGCATTTGTATCTGATGTCGTGCGTTTATATGCCTTAAAAAGTGAAGGTGGAATTTACTTAGATACAGATGTCGAGTTTATTAAACCCTTAACTGAAGATATACTCTCTCAAATTGCATTTTCAGGTTTTGAGGACAATAATAACGTTACGACTGGAATAATGGGAAGTGTGAAAAATTCTCAATGGATAAGCGACCTTCTGGAAGGTTATTACCAACGTAGTTTCGTTTCTGAAAATGGCGAAATTGATACTACAACTAATGTATTTTTCACGACTGAATTGATGAAGCAAATAGATGGTTTCACTTTGAATAACACATTTCAGATCATTCCAAATTATTGCACCTTATATCCTAGCGATTATTTCTGTCCGAAAAGCTGGGAAACATTAGAGATCAATTTGACGGATAACACGTACTGTATTCATCATTTTGCAGGATCCTGGAAGCCTGAACCCGTGTATAGCTTTGGATATAAAATCGCAAATGCATTGTTAGGGAGAAGAAACGCAAAAATAGCTTTCGATAAATATCAAAATTTTAAAAAAATATTCAGGTAA
- a CDS encoding clostripain-related cysteine peptidase, whose amino-acid sequence MRIFNIWLFRFFALLLFTVLISCKKEPHKILAERTVMLYMAANNNLASNAYDNINQMEEGIRNIDGSLVVYAKIFGQSPRIYRISFDDSREIRSAVLKSYPDHDSSDPTIMKMVMEDMQNLAPAKSYGLVLWSHASNWLPGTAKQKTRSFGDDDGKTMDIKALRAALPQNLDFLVFDACSMASVEVLYELKDITPFVLASPTEIINTGMPYHQVLNGLFDPDILSGLMDVARSTYEYYNEKDGILRSATFSLIDMKKLEMLAETTRSLISEMNVERVRRDGIQRLDLDRTSPIAAFDFLDFGQRHLSSENAKKLEEAINKVVLFKIYTSHFLGFPLKRFSGLSCYIPDQHQYNYSRYYKSLKWTKRSGFNQLFWWE is encoded by the coding sequence ATGCGCATATTTAACATTTGGTTGTTTCGGTTCTTTGCATTATTGCTGTTCACGGTATTGATTTCCTGTAAAAAGGAACCACATAAAATATTAGCTGAACGTACTGTTATGCTTTACATGGCGGCCAATAATAACCTTGCGTCGAATGCTTATGATAACATCAATCAGATGGAGGAAGGCATTCGAAACATCGACGGTTCGTTAGTTGTGTATGCAAAAATATTCGGTCAATCTCCTCGCATCTATCGCATTAGTTTTGACGATTCCAGAGAGATAAGGAGTGCGGTTCTGAAAAGCTATCCTGACCATGACTCTTCCGATCCAACAATCATGAAAATGGTGATGGAGGATATGCAGAACCTTGCACCAGCTAAGTCTTACGGACTGGTGCTTTGGTCGCATGCCTCCAATTGGTTGCCGGGAACAGCGAAACAAAAAACGAGATCTTTTGGTGATGATGACGGGAAGACAATGGATATCAAAGCGCTGAGAGCTGCTCTCCCACAAAATTTGGACTTCCTTGTTTTTGACGCTTGTTCGATGGCATCTGTAGAAGTACTATATGAACTAAAGGATATAACTCCGTTCGTGTTGGCATCTCCAACGGAGATTATCAATACCGGTATGCCCTACCACCAGGTCTTGAATGGGTTGTTTGACCCCGACATACTATCGGGACTCATGGACGTAGCTCGATCAACATATGAATATTATAACGAAAAGGATGGAATCTTGCGCTCGGCAACATTTTCTCTTATTGACATGAAAAAATTGGAAATGTTAGCAGAAACAACAAGGAGTTTGATCTCTGAGATGAATGTGGAAAGGGTTCGACGCGATGGAATTCAGCGATTGGATTTAGATCGAACTTCGCCAATCGCAGCCTTTGACTTCCTGGATTTCGGACAACGACATTTGAGCTCTGAAAATGCTAAAAAACTGGAGGAAGCTATTAACAAAGTCGTTCTGTTTAAAATCTATACCAGTCATTTTCTGGGTTTTCCGTTAAAGCGCTTTTCCGGTTTATCCTGTTATATTCCAGATCAACACCAATACAACTATTCACGTTATTATAAATCTTTAAAGTGGACGAAGAGGTCGGGCTTTAATCAATTATTCTGGTGGGAATAA
- a CDS encoding endonuclease/exonuclease/phosphatase family protein, which produces MKRLFIVKLFLLLYVQLVTSAFAQKKQFQVFPLAFYNLENLFDAFADTSGNDAEFTPMGPLQWTEEKYAKKIRRLGHVLSQLGKQYSPSGPALIGVCEIENKRVLQDLVADPGIRENNYQIVHFDSPDRRGIDVAMLYDARQFELLESRAIPFKMPEKATYVTRDILFVKGRLSEETIYVYVNHWPSRFTADSWKLRGHAATILKSSVDSLQRISPDAKIIIMGDFNDDPVDKSLTKELGARVKKQDVIEGGLFNTMYGFYQRGIGTLGYLGKWNLFDQLIISSPLLNADRGKLRFWKSEIFNPDFLISKEGRYKGYPFRTFSGNMFQNGYSDHFPVILYLIKEIIN; this is translated from the coding sequence ATGAAGCGATTATTTATTGTCAAGCTGTTTTTATTGCTTTATGTCCAGCTGGTAACTTCTGCCTTTGCCCAGAAGAAGCAGTTCCAAGTTTTCCCTCTCGCTTTTTATAATTTGGAGAATCTTTTTGATGCCTTTGCAGACACGTCTGGGAATGACGCTGAATTTACACCCATGGGGCCATTGCAATGGACGGAAGAAAAGTATGCCAAGAAAATACGAAGGTTAGGGCATGTGTTATCTCAACTAGGCAAACAATATAGTCCGTCAGGACCAGCTCTTATAGGAGTATGTGAAATCGAAAATAAGAGGGTTTTACAAGATCTAGTTGCTGACCCAGGGATTCGTGAAAATAACTATCAAATTGTACATTTTGATTCTCCAGATCGTAGGGGGATTGATGTGGCGATGCTCTATGATGCCAGACAGTTCGAGCTGTTAGAGTCTAGAGCAATTCCTTTCAAGATGCCTGAAAAAGCTACTTATGTAACTAGGGATATACTCTTTGTGAAAGGAAGACTGTCGGAAGAGACAATCTATGTCTATGTGAACCATTGGCCATCTCGGTTTACAGCAGACTCATGGAAACTTAGAGGGCATGCTGCCACTATTTTAAAATCCAGTGTAGATTCGTTGCAGCGTATAAGTCCAGATGCTAAGATCATCATCATGGGTGATTTCAATGATGACCCAGTAGATAAGAGTTTGACGAAAGAATTGGGAGCTCGAGTGAAAAAACAGGATGTAATCGAGGGCGGGCTATTCAATACTATGTACGGCTTCTATCAAAGAGGCATAGGGACTTTAGGATATTTGGGTAAATGGAATTTGTTTGATCAATTGATCATCTCATCACCCTTGCTCAATGCAGATAGAGGGAAGTTGAGGTTTTGGAAGTCGGAGATCTTTAATCCTGATTTTTTAATCAGTAAGGAAGGTCGCTATAAGGGCTATCCATTCAGGACGTTTTCAGGTAATATGTTTCAAAACGGCTACTCCGACCATTTTCCTGTTATTCTTTACCTAATTAAGGAAATTATAAATTGA
- a CDS encoding DUF5689 domain-containing protein has protein sequence MMKKIHILLLLLVALCIAACERDYSPPPLTEPKYTGKLNNISIKQLKTQFKNITAPTEVTDEFIIRGIVVGNDESGNIYKQIYIQDETAGLNIGIDQNAIYGTYQVGQEIFLHLKGLFMLKYGDELQLGMASTQANRIRWDDFQTRAFANSWPNMKNVEAKKIAIQDMSEEYLHQLVEFNDIRFVNGGKSAFITGDRTTNESIKDASGKTLDVRTSNYADFSREPLPKGKGKLFGVLGRFNGAWQLVLRTKSDIGDFDGSEEETVAPNSAIFFKETFGNQRYGSGNRPKINDFTDFDMKAPVKYEDASKNADIRSISSGTGAHIWLPANRDAIIKISGINSLNKGVVNLKYDLTANLFDAGSTANLDQIQIRVNGNMMVVPSKVISNAAGDNGKYYTIELKNLPQSSNLIIEFISSSQSNKIGFRLDNIELSGSAIEKKEEIIVLSGKRIH, from the coding sequence ATGATGAAGAAGATACATATCCTATTATTGCTGTTAGTGGCTTTGTGTATTGCTGCTTGTGAGCGTGATTATTCTCCGCCACCTTTAACAGAACCTAAATACACTGGAAAGCTGAACAATATCAGTATTAAACAGCTAAAGACACAGTTTAAGAATATTACTGCCCCGACGGAAGTTACGGATGAGTTCATCATTAGAGGTATCGTCGTAGGAAATGATGAATCTGGCAATATCTATAAACAGATTTATATCCAAGATGAGACCGCGGGATTGAATATTGGCATCGATCAGAACGCAATCTACGGAACGTATCAAGTAGGGCAAGAGATTTTCCTGCATTTGAAAGGCTTATTTATGTTAAAATACGGCGATGAATTGCAGCTAGGAATGGCCAGCACACAAGCAAACCGTATTCGTTGGGACGATTTCCAAACACGTGCCTTCGCTAATTCCTGGCCCAACATGAAGAATGTCGAGGCTAAGAAAATCGCAATTCAAGATATGTCAGAAGAATATCTACATCAGCTTGTTGAATTTAACGATATCCGCTTTGTCAATGGTGGAAAGAGTGCGTTTATTACCGGCGATCGTACAACAAATGAGAGTATCAAAGATGCGTCTGGGAAAACTCTCGATGTTCGGACGAGTAATTACGCGGATTTCTCACGAGAACCATTACCGAAAGGAAAAGGGAAATTGTTTGGTGTATTGGGGCGTTTTAATGGTGCTTGGCAATTGGTCTTAAGAACGAAATCAGATATCGGTGATTTTGACGGATCGGAAGAAGAGACTGTCGCGCCGAATTCAGCAATATTCTTTAAGGAGACGTTTGGTAACCAGCGTTACGGCTCGGGCAACAGACCAAAGATTAATGATTTTACGGACTTCGATATGAAAGCTCCAGTCAAATATGAGGATGCAAGTAAAAACGCTGATATTCGGAGCATCTCAAGTGGAACTGGCGCACATATCTGGTTACCGGCAAATAGGGATGCGATCATTAAGATTTCTGGCATCAACAGCCTTAATAAGGGTGTTGTCAATCTTAAATATGATTTGACAGCGAATCTATTTGATGCGGGATCTACGGCAAATCTTGATCAAATTCAGATTCGAGTAAACGGCAATATGATGGTGGTTCCGAGTAAAGTTATTTCTAATGCGGCGGGAGACAATGGCAAATATTATACGATTGAATTGAAAAACTTGCCGCAATCTTCTAATCTTATTATTGAATTCATTTCGTCTTCGCAATCGAACAAGATTGGTTTCCGATTAGATAATATTGAACTAAGCGGGAGTGCTATAGAGAAAAAAGAAGAAATTATTGTCTTAAGCGGTAAAAGAATTCACTGA